The window CTGGTGATAAAATTTGGCTAAAGTTGGAACAACATTGGCTAGGTCATACAAGCTGAAGACAACTGCTTCTTATCAGTGAAATGACAATCAAAAGACAAAAGGAACATGGAAGTTCAATAACCTTATCAAAGTAATACAAaattaagaagaaatacctATTTTGAAATGCTGCATAATTCTCTAAAAGAAAAATATCTGAATACTTTGGATCTGTTTGTGCAATTTTCTCCAGTGTTACAAACATTATGCTAACCTGTCCAATAATGTTCACAATGTATAATTATTCCCCAAAACAAGGTAGAAAACAATCATATGGAACTGTCTAAAGCAATACAAGCATAAATAACATTATGTACACATTCTCAAACAAAGTACTCACGAATTTTGTATATGCCTGATCAACCAAATCCCTTGATTGACCCTGAATGTACTGTTCCATTCGAGTTGCAAGAGTTGCAAACCTgtgaagttcaatgaccattGAATGATGTAGAAACAAGTTCGAAAATGACACATAGACAAATTGTTTATAAGGCACAAATTGTCAATCTGATCTGATTATGCCACACAGTTTAGTCATTGCCAATCTTCTGAAGAAACCAGAAACATTCAAATAATTTGCATAAACCAGACTTCATTTACAGTcaatattttatgtaagttaGTTCTTAGAACGCAAAATGATTTGAGTTTCCCTAAAAGAGCAAGGCTAGCCCATCAGATCTAGATTACCTTGGTATGTATGATAAGACCCCCATCTGCCGCACATTACGCTCATTCCTTTCAATTTGATGGCAAGCTTCATCAACAAACTGCAAAGCAAATAATTCTGTAAACATAGGATAGAATTGAAATCCTGACCATCCATTAAATTCAAAGCCAATACATACACGAGCAAACTGCATAGAGACTCTGGATTCCAGATCACCAAGTAAGAGACGCACAAATCCTGCCGCATCAGCTTTCTGACCAGAGAGATATCGCTCTGTAATCCCATGCATCGATATGCAGCGAAGTGGATCAATCTTGTATGCCCAATCAACAACAGCATAGAAATCTTCCTGATAGCATTACATGCAGAGTAAGGCCAAATTTTATGGAACTGCTCTTCATATCAACAGCAATACCTGCTGCTTGGTGCTTCCAATAAACAACATAAAGACCACAAAACCAACTCCTAAGAATAAAAAGGTTGGCAGGCATACATTTTTGGCATCTTTCTACAAAAACTACTAAATAAATCCACATGTTTTCTTACCTCATCTTGAAATAAGCCAAAAACAGgttcattttaaaataaattgtcTCAGTTCGTGAGCACAACAAAAATCACCTTAGCATTGTTTCAACTTCACCAGTggtcctcaaaaaaaaaaaaaaaaaaacttcactATGAGTTTTGCTTTTATCACCCGCcccctatgttgcacggacaccaggaaatgttattttatttataagaaAATTTAGCTAGGGAACAGTaatggaaaaggaaaagaaacgGACACGAAACGCTAGTGAAGAAGAGTTTCCATGCAACCTAGCTCGTCCCCTTATCGTTTTTTCATATAACTTCACTTCACATTACAACACCCATCATATGAACCGGCATTAGCAATTTATTCTGGTCCGACTGCAATTTCTTACTTAAATtctgtcagatattaatataaattgggcctttaactatcaacttaagtttttagttcaattggttccttgACATGGGTTCAATTCCTGGCAACCccatttgtttatttaatttcaacacatggtaaGATGGGTCTGTGTTGTTCACGCTTCAAACCCAATTGGCATTAGCGTGCGGGGGTGTGTCAAATATTAATACAAATCgggcctttaactatcagcttaagcttttagttaaaTTGGTTCCACGACAAATTCCAAAGGAACCTAACTGGAACTGTCTAAGATTCAAGTAAGTCATTATCTGGTCAAGGTTCAAGGAAACTATTAACTGGTCTTAGGCATACCACTTGAAGGATTTGGAGCGGAAGCATGTTAGTATTTAGgaatcaaatttcaaaaaaaaaaaaaaaaaaaaaatactgacAAACAAGAAGTGGATCAATCACACTAATTAAACACTCAAACATCCAATGTTTGAAGTCAAATCCTTAATCAGGATAATCAAGTTCTTttataatcaaattgatatttacaCTATTAGATTGGAATGTTATCTCTTGTAGATTCTGATCTAATAATAGAGCTTCTCTAGTGGTGAAGcctttagtcagtacaccaaGTTGATTGGATCAATGTTTGAAGGAATAATAATTTATGCTCAATTGACCTCTTAACACTTGGagagtattttgttttttctaaattttctCTAAGAAAATCAAAACTAGCCCAACCATTAAAGATGGTTTACGATGatcaaaaacaaaaatcaagTTGCTTTCCGAGAGAAGAATGAAAATATATTGAAATTGTTTcaattggatttttggatacaTCCATCATTCATCaaaatcattatatatatatatatatatcaaaagcaAATTAAATATGGCCATCTCAATCCACTATTGAGATAAGTGACATGCACTAGGATACGTAGGTTCTATGCTCCTCTATGCATGAGGAAATAAGGGATGGATTTAACATCAACGTGATTGAAAGATGGCTAGGAAGATTGTGCAAGGATCATTGTAAACTTCAAAATGGAGTGCATGATTACTTATGTAGTCATTCAAATCAAATGTTTTGTGGAAATTTTATAAACATAATCCTGTCTATGAAATACTTAATTCCAAGCATATGAAATAAGGTAAGAAATGCATTACTTGGATTCCGTCAAGTAAATCTTGAAGTGATTCATTTAAAGCTGCCAGATCTGCTGAATTTTTACCTACAAGAATACAATACTTTTGCTAAACGCTTGGGGCCTATCAGCGGCAAAGCTTCATACCAAAATATGTATGTATAAATATGAATGAGATTTGGCCTATCTAAAAGAAATTACCAGCTTTACTATCATTCTCATCAATGTCCATAATACccaaatcatcatcatcatcattggCCTCATTATTGTAACTTCCATCTTTATTACCATTAGCAACACCTCCTGGAGGAACAAGTGCAGGAACTTCAAAGCACATGAAGTGTGCAAAAAAAGAACTCTGCAATTTGAGCCACAGCGGAATAAAATCTCaacaaaaagtgtaataacagCGGGAATTCCCGAATATAAGTACACAGAAAATTACTACCTCATCCACAAGGAGTGGGATAAAAATTGTCAGCATTTTGGCATAGGCATCAGAGACTGATGACGTATCTGCAGTCTGTGCACTTTGGTTGGAGCCTGCTGAAGCTTCAAGCCAGACAGTTGGATTTCTTGACGCTTTTGTACTGGCACGAAGCTCGTTAGCAAATTCGCGGGCCTGTAAATGAATGAGAAAGCTTTAAAAACCATAAATGTGATTAACCATACTAGAAAAATcatataattttcttagctcCAAATGCAAGACTTATAAAAGATATTACAGAACCACCCTCGGCTGAGTAAATGGGGACATTCATGCATACATAATGACGTGTAACTCAAAGATTTTCCAGTAAAAGTAGGCGTAGGCTGACCTCACGACGAAGAAGCAGGTTAAGTGAGCTACAATATGCTTTTCTCAAAGGACCCAAGCAATTCTTGTCAAGACTCTGAgagttaaagaaaaaaaaataacaattcaGTTAATATATGTATACTAAAACTACTCATATTTATGGAACAAGGCACGTATATCTACCTTTAAATGTTGCAAGAGGCGAGCATATGTCCTGCATTTGTACCTTAAATCTGCATGATCAGGCCTCTTCAATTGCCCCCGCTGTTTTTGCAACCACACAGGTGGTTGTTAGAATTACATAGCACCACTTTTATCACTCAATATCAACAAAAAGATGAAAATACCTGTGAAAAGTAACTCTTGTCACTTATCATAAAATCTACTAAACTAGCAAAGTAGTTTCTCAAGAACTCAGAAGCCCTCCTAACAAACGTAGCTTTCAGCTTTTCAAGTTCTGCCCGCTTCTCTTTAACCTGTAAAACACCAGGCactacatttaaaaaaaaagggttCACATGGGATAAACTTCGTCATGTGGCTACATAGAGCATTTTATTCTCCAGATCAATCCATCATTTATAAGGCATACTTTTTATCTTGTCTTTGCATTTTGCTTTTGCAGTTTTCAGCTGCATCATATGGCAGGATTCATTTTTCTCCAAGAAGTACATTTCTTTCTTCAGCAAAATATCTTTCTTTTAATTAGAATATTCGAATGACAGCTACATATTATGGttaagtataaatttattaCCTACTAATCTTTTATATACTTTCTGTAGCAGTCTGCTTTCATATtaaattggtaaaaaaaaagaCAAGAGAAAAGGAGGCAGAATACATACAGCACGCAGGTTGGCAAAGACAGGATCCAGATTAGGTACTTGAAGACCACGCAAAGCACCAGTTAACCATTCACATGCTTCGATGTTTTGAAGCATACGTGCCTCATCAAATGAACCTCCTGTTAGGCATCCTGCATACTACATCCAAGGGAGCACTCTTAGATGATGAACAAGCTTTAACACTTCGTCTTAAATGATTTGGAAACTCCAAAGTTCAGAATTGCATACTTCAGAAGGGACGCGGAGACGTTCAAGCAGCTTATCAAGCTCTACAATGAGTGCTTTGTTATTTACAGACTGCGTCTCCAACTTGTTATTGCGGGTTTCTATCTGAACATCATGAAAGCAATAATTATACTAATTCATCACTAGTTAAGTTTCAAAACAAGTGTAGAATGCAAAGCATTCTTCCTCCTAGCTAATTAAAGGAAAACTCAGCTCTTAGACCGGCTTCTACAATGACATGAACATGGCAAATTAAATACCTTCTCCCTAAACTAGCTCTTCTAATCATTTTAAACTCCTGGAGGAATGCTTCTAATTTAAACAAGAGAAAGGATAGGAATTTGGATAGcgatttatataaatataaaaccaTTAATGACAGACAAAGAAAGGACTTTTATCTGAACAAAAGAGAACACTCAAATATGACTGCAATAGCATACTCTGGCAAAATACtactccctccgtttcatattacatgccGTTTTAGAGAAAAGACATTGTtgccccttatttattgattccactatttatttattctataataagtccattattctaattaattttcgtAAACTCACATTTTATAGCAGgaaaaaagatgacttaacgtgtactgatcatataaaatgacatgtatagggcggcccggtcgcattacgcgtccccgctgagcgagggtccggggaggggtcccaccacaagggtgtattgggggcaagccttcccttgccaatttaattggcaagaggccgctcctaagactcgaacccgtgacctctggtcacacgacaacaacgttttaccgttgcgccaaggctcgccctctataaaatgacatgtataatgaaacaaaaaagagtctctagaaagacatgtaatatgaaacggaggtagtAGCATTTAAGTTATAACCAGAAAACAAACTTCACTGTAATATCACAGAAACACTAAGCAAACAAAAATATTGTAACGTCCTTACCGACTCAATGTCTTCTCTCATGTGCCTAAGTTTCACATTGAAGATCCCTAACCATTCATCCATATCATCTACACAATTTGTCGCAGCCTCAAGCCCTTGCAGTACCTAAAAGACCCAACAAACAACTATCAATTATAAAAAACTGTTGTAAATGAAGGCAAAAGTCAAGAAGGGGGGAAATTCTATAGCAGGGAGGTCGCCACATCAACTAATGCCAAATAACACTGTATACTATTAAGGAGCTTCGGAAATATTTCATGAAATAATGCTATCAGATGAAATACCTCTTCTATCAAAGGTTCAGTTTCTAAGATGGCATGCACATTTGCAGCTTCAAGAGCAAGAAGTTCACGCTTCAACCTTTCTGAAAATGCCTCTGCTTCACCAATACCCATGACATAACTACACACCATTATGCAATTCAAATCATTAGATCAGTAATTATGGGAATTGATAAAAAGATAGTATTCAGTCATACAGATTGATCTGCACACTATAAGGGAGCCACAAGTGAAAAAGGACTGAAGGTAGGACAGCTATCACAGAACCAACAAACATcatatatttaaaacaaaatgctAGTGTGGAGAGTGTATTGATCTGCAACGCAAATTATAAAGTATTAAAGACGCCACTTCTAATTAACAGCAAACAAGAGTTGTCTGTGCTAAATTAAGTTGCGTCCTACCAGTTTGTCAGTTATTGACACCAGAGCAATTTTTCTACAAGCCGAAGTTATTTGAGTTTACATTCAACTTTAAGGAAAAACTCAACAAGATATACCAAAGGGAAGATCCTAATAATAGATCCTAGATATAGTGCTCTTTCTACTGAAACTTTGGAGAGGATCATCAGAAGCTGTAAATCTTAAGTGAGTTAAATATTAGATTCAAATGTGTGACAGAATAGTTTCTAAGAACTTCTTTGACCTCGATGAAAATGCGCAACAGCATGAGTCTGTGCTATTCAGGTTCCAACAGCTATTGCTAGTGTCACATTACTAAACTATGCATCAAAATGAAGGGGGGAAAGTACATACGTATCAAGCAGGGCCTCCATATCCTCTTCCTCAGCCTGGGAAACAAGATCTCTTTCAACACTCACTTTCAAGTCAGTTTCTGTCACCGTAGCTTCAATAGGCCCTTCTAGTACAGTTGATTTCTTGGTAACTGCAGGGGTGTTTTCCTACATCAAATTTAATACAGTAAAAAGTAATCTGTTAGAAAGTGTGAAACAAACTAATGCACAATGATCTGCTCATCTAACTTCATTAAGGAAACTCCACCGGATATGCTTTACAGGAACACTGTTTTATCCTTACAGAGTACCAACGAGGAAAATGTGAAGTATTGCAAAATCAATATTGACCGAATGTTAAAAATGTCAAACCATCTTTAAATTTCCTGCACTAAAGATTCCAGACACTAATTTAGTGCAATCATTTGTGGCCCCATGACAATTTGCTTGACTAATGGTCAAACATACCACTAAAATAAGTGACTCCGTATTtataagggcggcccggtgcactacgcgtccccgctaagcgagggtcaagagaggggtcccaccacaagggtgtactggggcaagccttcccctgccaattttttggcaagaggccgctcctaagactcgaacccgtgacctcccggtcacacgacaacaagaTGATAAAAATTACACTTGGTCCCAGTTCTGAGAGATGATTCAATCTCAAATACACAGaaagttatactaaaaaaatctaaaaattcaAAGTTCAGCAATGAAAATATATTCACTAGTAATTAAAAtccaaaaagaaataaaactgaaaaggaaggaagaaaagaaaggcTGATAAGTGCAGAAGTTGCTTCACTATAGCCATACACTTTGTGAAATCCTTCAGCTTTGCATTTATgaaaaaacaattaataatGTTGTGTAAAATATTATGTACAATGTTCTGGTTGGGCTTCTAACATCATAATATCAAACAGGCTTAAAAAGAGGCAACAATATTCATAATATTCATCAAAGGGTCCTATAAATTATAACCACAAGTGATTTTACCAGTTCTATATGCAAACGTTGAAACTATTCCTTAAAAATAAACATTTACGTGCTAAATGCTGTACTTGGAGATAGTAAAGTAAAACTCATCACATGTACCTTAGCCCAGAGAGCCATCTCCACAATATCTAAGCCAACTACTTTGGGTAGACGGCCAAGAACATCTTTGCAAATGTTTAAGATGCAATATACAAGGCGGTTCCTGAAAGAATGatgtaaatgataaaaataaattgacAATCTAGCTCCTTCATAAAATGAATTCAAGAAAAGCTTGCACTGAACAGAGAGTTTTCAACTGTGCATCCCATCATCAACAAAAACAAGATAAGGAACCAATTATTTCTTATCATTCTCACCTATCATCAATGTTACGCATAGTCCACTGTGGCGGAGCAACACTTTGGCTTCTCAGGTTATCAAATCCCTAAGTTCAATAAGAACAGACAATCATGCATTGTAGTAATAGATTTAAGAAGAAAAAGTATTTCGCATTTGCTCAGGCACTTCCTTGCCTTGGTCAATGAGCGTCAAAACCACATGTAACATAAAGATTCTTCAAGGGAATCAAAGAAGCATTACCAGGGTAAATGTACATCCACTAGGATCATTAGTTATAACCTCCACCTTCGAAAGATGCTTCAGCTTGTATAATTTTGCCGGCTGCATCATAAAATCACAAATATTCTTAAGGCTATCATACATTAGACAAATCTGCCACATAATGATACATAGTACGCCAAAACAATTTTCTACTATTCTATTCGAGGCCCAATTCATGTTTCTCCTTTCATTGACTTCAAAAGCACTTGACTACATAATGTTTATATAGGAAATCCCATCAAATGAAGGGTACCAGGTGGAATGTTCGGTAACTCAGTTTGAAATACAAGCATGTTTTATTGCACAACTTTGAAAACTGTACATAGCAATGACACTACACTGGAAGAGTTGTTATATATGCCATAATCAGATATACAAAAACCTTCTGCATCCGCTCATCCATCACCATTTGAGCTAAACCTCAAGCACAAGTACCATTTAGGATATTTACACTGCACATTGACTCAACCTTTATGAAGGGTATGGCCAACAGGCCAACGTTTATTATAGAACCTACCCTAGAATCATGATACACAATGGATATCCCCAAAATTGTGAATTAATGGTGAAGTAGCAAAAGTGAAATTACCTCAAGAACTCCCCCAGTGGAATATTTTAAGACACGAAGAAATGCTTTGGTCCGTGTAGCCTTTGCTTTTGCTGCAAAAACAAAATGCTGTAACTGAAACTGCATTACCAATCAGATAATTCTCTACATCTAAGAAAACAATTTCATCCTTTCACCAACGGAAGAAGAGGGAAAATCACTACTTAATGAGCATGTATTGAATTTCTTAGTATGGTATGGCTGTCGGGGTCTAGTGAAGGGCAGTCCCATACAAAATTTTCAAGCGGTTTAAAGGAAGAAGACTAAAGGACAATTTCAAAAGCGAGACAAACATTATGACATTCCTATGTCTCATATTATAATGACAAAGCATGATAGCTCAAGAATAATTAAGATACATTGGAAATCTATGTCAAAATTCATGTGtactatatcctaaaaaaatGACGAAGAATTATTCTATAAGTTTTTAAACGGTATTCTCATTCCAATCTAAGACGCTGGTAATGCAAACTCGTTAGGGAGGCAAATATTACGTATTTGAATTTCAACGCAAGGAGCACTAATACAAAGGGAAGTTCGATTAACTGCCTACAGATGCTCACACGCCTGAAAACtcatccatctaagcaagctcagaTGATCAATTTAGTTCACTCATGTGTTAGCTCCCAGCTGCATTTTCAGCAAGACCTACAGAGGCCCTGAATGGAATAAACTCTAAGTCCCTGGTAACTCCCTcagtcataaaaaaaaaacaagcaaacataacataaaaagaAACAAATCAGGAAGATGACGTGAATACAAAGATGAAAAAGGACAATTAGAAAGGTAATAGGAGTCGTACTAGAGAGAGCGAGAACCCTAGGCTTAGCCATTTGGCGCCccaattttccagatttgccCCAGATCCCTCGACTCTTGGCCACACGGATCGACATAACGATCTTTTGCTTGGTGCCTTCAATTGCTGCCTCGCAGGCTCTCCGAAGCTCCTCATCGTCTGCGCTGGATTTCGCCATTTCCTTTGTCCCTTCACTGTCTTTGGGTgaagaaattgaaaatgagagaGAGATTGAGAAAGAGGTGAAAAAGGGAGAGATCAGGTGTCCAATTAATTAACTATAATTGAACTCTCATGCACGGACGGTTGTTTTGCTGCGCCCGTCT of the Euphorbia lathyris chromosome 7, ddEupLath1.1, whole genome shotgun sequence genome contains:
- the LOC136235437 gene encoding exocyst complex component SEC3A, producing MAKSSADDEELRRACEAAIEGTKQKIVMSIRVAKSRGIWGKSGKLGRQMAKPRVLALSTKAKATRTKAFLRVLKYSTGGVLEPAKLYKLKHLSKVEVITNDPSGCTFTLGFDNLRSQSVAPPQWTMRNIDDRNRLVYCILNICKDVLGRLPKVVGLDIVEMALWAKENTPAVTKKSTVLEGPIEATVTETDLKVSVERDLVSQAEEEDMEALLDTYVMGIGEAEAFSERLKRELLALEAANVHAILETEPLIEEVLQGLEAATNCVDDMDEWLGIFNVKLRHMREDIESIETRNNKLETQSVNNKALIVELDKLLERLRVPSEYAGCLTGGSFDEARMLQNIEACEWLTGALRGLQVPNLDPVFANLRAVKEKRAELEKLKATFVRRASEFLRNYFASLVDFMISDKSYFSQRGQLKRPDHADLRYKCRTYARLLQHLKSLDKNCLGPLRKAYCSSLNLLLRREAREFANELRASTKASRNPTVWLEASAGSNQSAQTADTSSVSDAYAKMLTIFIPLLVDESSFFAHFMCFEVPALVPPGGVANGNKDGSYNNEANDDDDDLGIMDIDENDSKAGKNSADLAALNESLQDLLDGIQEDFYAVVDWAYKIDPLRCISMHGITERYLSGQKADAAGFVRLLLGDLESRVSMQFARFVDEACHQIERNERNVRQMGVLSYIPRFATLATRMEQYIQGQSRDLVDQAYTKFVSIMFVTLEKIAQTDPKYSDIFLLENYAAFQNSLYDLANVVPTLAKFYHQASEAYEQACTRHISMIIYYQFERLFQFARKIEDLMYTITPEEIPFQLGLSKMDLRKMLKASLSGVDKSISAMYKKLQKNLTSEELLPSLWDKCKKEFLDKYESFAQLVAKIYPTENIPSVVEMRDLLASM